In Gimesia panareensis, the genomic window CACAGGGATAAAAATAGACAAACGTCATCGCCGTGTAACAGGCGTAATGAATTTCAGCTTGCCCCGCAGGCACCGCGTTCTTTCGCACCACGCAGGTCCCGGCGTACCGGTCGGTCAGTGACTGGCGATCCCGGTCCACTCCCACCCACAGCAGATCAAACAGCAGGTTGAAGGGAGAGTAAAGATTCAGCAACAGGCGATACGTCATCCGCAACACAGAAGGCTTTGTGCCCCGCAGGGTGACAATCCGGGCCCCCGTCACCCAGTAGCCCACACTCCGCACGCGCGAGGGTCGCAGCACGGCCAGATAGCACCAGCAGCAAAAGAACCAGACCAGGTCCGGAGTCAGCACAAATTCGTACGGCACATATGTAAAAAGGATCCAAATCGGGATCCAGAGCAGAAAAACAAGGCTGACATCCACCAGCGAAATGATCAGGCGACGGCGAAAACCGAGGTAATCGTCAGGCGCAAAGTAAACGCCTTCCCCCAGGGAACGATCCCGTGCAACTCCTGCCATCCTGCATGATTCCTGACTGTGAAATAGAGATGTTTACTGATTGAACCGAACTTCAATCAGCCCTGTATTCTACAGCTCACCAGCCAGATGTGCAAACATTCAGTCCAGGTGTCGCCGTTCAGGCAACCCGGCATTTCACAAACAGAAACCCGGGTGCCGTCGACAGTTTCTGGTAGCTTTCCGGATCGCTCTGCTGCATGCCTGCCTCCGGCCGGCCTTCGCTCAATTCCACGATCAGGAACCCCGCGTCGATTAGCGGCTGCAGAATCGCAGACAAAGGCCGCCGGTAATACTCCACGCGCACCGGCTCTCCCACCGTATTCCACTCGTCGACGATTTTCTCCGTCAGAAAATAATTCCCGCTCGGAGAAAACGAATAATCGACGAACGGATGATGAGTGGAAAACACAAACAGCCCGCCCGGCTGGAGCACGCGTCTCACCTCTGAGAGCAAAGGCGTGAAATCTTCCAGGTAATGCAGCGCCAGCGGGCAGATCGCCAGGTCATACGCCCCATCCGCTTCCCGGGGCAGTCCCAATGCCAGATCCTGCTCATAACAGCACACCGCCTCTCCCAGGTTCTGTTTCACCAGGGCGACCATTTCCGCCGATCGGTCCACCGCAGTCACTTCCGCCCCCTTGCTGAGCAGAATTTCGGCATACACGCCCGGACCGCATCCCAGATCGAGAACTTTCAGCCCCTTCAGCTCCGGCAGCAGTGCCAGCAGAGAAGGGCGGTCATACCCTGCGTTGTAGCTGTTATTGCGGATCGCCGACGCATACGCGGCTGCAAATTCGGAATACATCGGATTGGACATCAGACTGGGCTCCCGGCAGAAGTGAATTGACTCGCATTGCGTATGTCAGTTCTGTCTTATAACACGGCTCCGTCCCCGCGACAATCATCGCGAGAACGGAGCCTGTACCAGTCCCGAATCCGGAAGCTTTGATTTAGTAGCGGGCCACAGCATTCAGATAGAGCTCTTTAGCCAGTTCCCGTAGCGCCTCGTCCGCCTGGATGCCGCCGATGTTGGTCATCATCACGATCGCGATATCTTTCTCTTTATCAATCCAGATCTGGGCCAGATTCTTCCCATTCGAGCCGGCATGATAGAGCAGGGGATACGGAGCCCA contains:
- a CDS encoding RDD family protein, translated to MAGVARDRSLGEGVYFAPDDYLGFRRRLIISLVDVSLVFLLWIPIWILFTYVPYEFVLTPDLVWFFCCWCYLAVLRPSRVRSVGYWVTGARIVTLRGTKPSVLRMTYRLLLNLYSPFNLLFDLLWVGVDRDRQSLTDRYAGTCVVRKNAVPAGQAEIHYACYTAMTFVYFYPCVVLPRVNGVAESH
- a CDS encoding class I SAM-dependent methyltransferase — its product is MSNPMYSEFAAAYASAIRNNSYNAGYDRPSLLALLPELKGLKVLDLGCGPGVYAEILLSKGAEVTAVDRSAEMVALVKQNLGEAVCCYEQDLALGLPREADGAYDLAICPLALHYLEDFTPLLSEVRRVLQPGGLFVFSTHHPFVDYSFSPSGNYFLTEKIVDEWNTVGEPVRVEYYRRPLSAILQPLIDAGFLIVELSEGRPEAGMQQSDPESYQKLSTAPGFLFVKCRVA